In Marmota flaviventris isolate mMarFla1 chromosome 17, mMarFla1.hap1, whole genome shotgun sequence, a single genomic region encodes these proteins:
- the Sphk1 gene encoding sphingosine kinase 1 isoform X2: MDPASGPRNLLPRPCRVLVLLNPRGGKGKALQLFQSLVQPLLAEAEVSFTLMLTERRNHARELVRAEELGRWDALVVMSGDGLMHEVVNGLMERPDWETAIQKPLCSLPAGSGNALAASLNHYAGYEQVTNEDLLTNCTQLLCQRLLSPMNLLSLHTASGLRLFSVLSLAWGFIADVDLESEKYRRLGEMRFTLGTFLRLAALRTYRGQLAYLPAGSAVSKMPTSPALMQQGPVDAHLVPLEEPVPSHWTVVPHQDFVLVLALLHTHLGSEMFAAPMGRCAAGVMHLFYVRAGVSRTMLLRLFLAMEKGKHMEYDCPYLVHVPVVAFRLEPKDGRGVFAVDGELMVSEAVQGQVHPDYFWMVSGGCRGPPPSQEPQQMPPPEEPL, translated from the exons TGCTCCCCCGGCCTTGCCGTGTGTTGGTGCTGCTGAACCCGCGCGGCGGCAAGGGCAAGGCCCTGCAGCTCTTCCAGAGCCTCGTGCAGCCCCTTCTTGCCGAGGCCGAAGTCTCCTTCACTCTGATGCTCACTG AAAGGAGGAACCACGCACGGGAACTGGTGCGGGCGGAGGAGCTGGGCCGCTGGGATGCTCTGGTGGTCATGTCTGGGGATGGGCTGATGCATGAG GTGGTGAATGGACTCATGGAGCGCCCAGACTGGGAGACGGCCATCCAGAAACCCTTGTGTAGCCTCCCAGCAGGCTCTGGCAACGCTCTGGCAGCTTCCTTGAACCACTACGCTGG CTATGAGCAGGTGACTAATGAGGACCTCCTGACCAACTGCACGCAGCTGCTGTGCCAACGGCTCCTGTCACCTATGAACCTGCTGTCTTTGCACACCGCCTCGGGGCTGCGCCTCTTCTCTGTGCTCAGCCTGGCCTGGGGCTTCATTGCTGATGTGGACCTGGAAAGTGAGAAGTATCGGCGCTTGGGGGAGATGCGCTTCACTCTGGGGACCTTCCTGCGCCTGGCAGCCCTGCGCACCTACCGGGGGCAACTGGCCTATCTCCCCGCAGGAAGTGCTGTTTCTAAGATGCCCACCTCCCCTGCTCTAATGCAGCAGGGCCCTGTGGACGCACACCTTGTTCCCCTGGAGGAGCCAGTGCCCTCTCACTGGACCGTGGTGCCCCATCAGGACTTTGTACTGGTGCTGGCGCTGCTGCACACCCATCTGGGCAGTGAGATGTTTGCTGCACCCATGGGCCGCTGTGCAGCTGGTGTCATGCATCTGTTCTACGTGAGGGCAGGGGTGTCCAGGACCATGCTGCTGCGCCTCTTTCTGGCCATGGAGAAGGGCAAGCACATGGAGTATGACTGTCCCTACTTGGTGCATGTGCCTGTGGTTGCCTTCCGCCTGGAGCCTAAGGATGGGAGGGGTGTGTTTGCTGTGGATGGGGAGTTGATGGTCAGTGAGGCTGTGCAGGGCCAAGTGCACCCAGACTACTTCTGGATGGTCAGTGGTGGCTGCAGGGGTCCCCCACCCAGCCAGGAACCCCAGCAGATGCCACCTCCAGAAGAGCCTTTATGA